The Sulfurospirillum arsenophilum NBRC 109478 nucleotide sequence TACTATGCGCATCGCATTGATCCAAATATTCCCGTTGAAGAGACCATAGGAGCTATGGCGGAACTGGTTAAAGAAGGCAAAGTCAAATATTTGGGGCTTAGTGAATGCACCGCCGATGATCTTAAAAGAGCACATGCGACTCATCCCATCACCGCGCTTCAAAGTGAATACTCCCTCCTCACACGGGATGTCGAAAAAGAGATACTTCCTCTCACGAAAGAGCTAGGCGTAACGTTCGTACCCTTTGCGCCACTGAGTCGTGGGCTTATCACCAATACGCTGGAAGTAAGTACGCTTGAAAGTAACGATTTTCGTAAAAACTTACCTCGTTACAATGGTGAATATTTAGAAAACAATCAAAAACTATCCACAGCTTTTAGCGACTTTGCACAAAGTAAAAACTGCACGCCTGCACAACTTGCCATCACTTGGGTTATGGCGCAAAGTGATAATATCATCCCCATCCCTGGCACGAAAAAATGCAAATACTTAGAAGAAAATGCTGGTGCCGTGGATGTTATGCTAAATGCAGCAGACTTAGCAATCATTGAAGGAATAATGAAGCAATACCCTAATATTGGACCTCGCTACAGTGACCGTGAAAATAAATTTGTAAAGAAGTAAAACGATGAAATCTATAACTATTCTGGGGCTAGTAACCTCATTGGTTTTAACATGTGCTGTTGCGGAAGAAAGCCAGAGCATTACAAAAGCTGGAACGCAAGCTTCTATCAAAGGTTCCAGTGAATACTTCACGGGAAAT carries:
- a CDS encoding aldo/keto reductase, which codes for MHYKTIGKTDAKVSSIGLGCMGMSAAYGDRDDAQSLATLHRALDLGINFWDTADIYANGANEELISKVLVENRDKIFIATKFGFRMRNNEGDSFVGGDIYIDGSPKHIKHAVEESLKRLRTDVIDLYYAHRIDPNIPVEETIGAMAELVKEGKVKYLGLSECTADDLKRAHATHPITALQSEYSLLTRDVEKEILPLTKELGVTFVPFAPLSRGLITNTLEVSTLESNDFRKNLPRYNGEYLENNQKLSTAFSDFAQSKNCTPAQLAITWVMAQSDNIIPIPGTKKCKYLEENAGAVDVMLNAADLAIIEGIMKQYPNIGPRYSDRENKFVKK